Genomic segment of Oscillospiraceae bacterium:
TTGGGTGAGTTGGCGAGTGAGTTTATGCGAATAGACCAGCGCGGCCGGCATGAGTTCCGGCGTTTCGTCGCAAGCATAACCAAACATCATGCCTTGGTCGCCAGCACCCGTCATGTCGGCGGCGTCGCCGGCATATTCGAAGGCTTGGTTGACGCCTTGGGCGATGTCGGCGCTCTGCTCGTCAATAGAGGTCAAAATGGCGCAGGTGCGGTAATCCATGCCGCCGACAGCGTCGTCATAGCCAATGCGTTGCAACGTATCGCGCACGATTTTTGGAATATCGGCGTATGCGTTGGTTGAAATTTCGCCCATGACAAGTGCCATGCCTGTGGTAACAATGGACTCGCAGGCAACACGCGCGTGCGGGTCTTGCGCTAAAATGGCGTCAAGCACACCGTCGGAAATTTGGTCGCACACCTTGTCGGAATGTCCCTCGGTGACGGATTCGGATGTGAATAGTTTCATGGGATAGGGCTCTCCTTTGTTTTTATAGGGACAGTAGAGCACTGCCCCTACGCGCAGTATACCACCATTTACTGTAAAATTCAATAGATGCATTGACAACAAGGGCTGTATCGCGTACAATAAAAGGAACGAAGGCTTAGGAGAATATATTTATGAAAACAAAACGCGCGTTATCGCTGGCGGTGAGTTTGTTGATGCTGTTGTCTATGACGAACGGCGTTGCGTTTGCAGCCGATTCCCCGCTGTCTGCTGATTCGCCCAACAGCTGGGCTGTGCCGTATGTGCTGCGGGCTGTGGAGTTGGAGATTATTGACAGTCAGGATTTGCCCGAAGGGGTGCTGTTTCGGGAGGGTGCGCCGCGTTGGTACATAGCTGAATTACTGGCCAATTATATGGTTGTTTACAGCGGCGCGGCAGACCTTGATGAAGTTGTTTCCAACTGGTTGGCGGTGCCGGGCAATGAGCCGGGCGATATAGATTTCCCTGATGTGCCGGATACGCACCCGCAGTATGCGCAGATCATGGCGATGGCGACGATGGGTGTTGTGACAGGCGGTGAGTTCGGCGGTGTGTTTGGCTTTGGGCCGAACCATACGCTGACGCGCGCTGAAGCGGCTGTCGGCTTGACGCGCATGATGGAGGCCTTGGGGTATACTGTGGTAGGTTTCCCGGCCGCGACTGATTTTGCCGACTGGCTGCCGCCGGGGCAAGGCGGTATTCAGTCTTGGGCGCGCGGGGCGGTTGCCTTTATGTATTACCATGAGGTGATGCTCAGCACGGCGACAACCGGTACGCCGCCGGGCGACCCGCTTTTCATCTTTAATCCAAATTTTGCGTTTCAGACACAGCAGTTGATCGCCGGTATGGTGCGTATGCTGGATGAAGTGGAGTGGCGCGATCCGCCGCAATGCCAATGCATGATGTCACAGGTTCACTTTGATATTTTTGATTTGGTGCCGGGCGGCTGGGTGAGCGAGCCGAGCGCGCCGGGGGCTGACAACAGCGTGATTGTTGAAGTTGACGACGATGCGTACCGACTTATCAATGTCGGCGGCTCTTGGCCGCATACGACGTATACGATGGAGACGCCCATTCCGCTGCTTGCGGCAGATTGGGATGACATGGTGCTGCGCTATAATATCAGGGTGGCAGGCGCGGCAAATATCTTGTTTGCCCATGGTGATGCTACACAGGACAATCTCTATTCGTTGAGTTATATTCTCTCTGAGCGCACGATAGGCACTGCCGATGACGACTTGCCTGCCGGCTGGTACAGCGGAGAGATACCGTTGCGCGAATTGCTTGCTTATATGCGCCAAGGGCAGCAGATAACGCCGTTTGCCGGCGAGTTGTTCAGTTTGGCGGCGATGCGTGTCTTTGCCGTCAACGGCACGGTCACATTCTACAGCTTCAGCATTGAAACGGTGTTTGAGTGCATCGGCGAAGGGTGTACGGCGGGTACGCCTGACCCAAACCGCCCGCCTGAAATCGAATGGCTATGGCGCGGTCAATATGCCGGCAGCGGATTTGCCGGCAGCGGCTTCTTCCCCAACGGCGTCAACATTGTCGATTACGCTTACTATCACAACCGAGAACGTGTTGACACCATCCCCGGACCTGTCGGCAACAACGATGTCAAGTATGTTTTTTATAGCCAGACAGAGGCGCGTGTCGTCAATGTCAACGATGGTTGGGCCATCACCTTGCCGACGCATGACTATACTGCCGACTTTCGGCTCAGCGGCATTCGCTCGCAATTTCATTACGGCGCGTATGATGGCGCCGACTCGGTACTTACGGTAACGCGCGAAGACCAAAGTCCGTATTCTAACACGCGCGAGGGATGGAATATATTTTTTGGCGAGTGGATCAACCGCTTTATTGGCAGTGATACTTTCTTGAGTAACAATGATATCGGTACGGTTCGCGCGCAGTCGACGCGGGTTCATATATTGCCGGGCTTTGAAGTTGTCACGTATAACTTACGCGTTGAAGGGCGCGGAAACATTGAACGTCCCTATTACGATATTGCTGTCATTCGCCGCACCGGTGAGTACCGGGTGCATTATATGCTCGTGCGCCGCTCGGCACGTGAAGATGTCATTGGCTTTGACAGGTTGATTGCCGGATTTGCCGTGTTCTCGCGCAACGGCCGGGCGCAAAATGACCAAACGCCATTTGAGCCGAATATTCCTGACTATTGGAGCGCCGAGACGCGTGCATACTATGAGAAACTGCTCAATCAGGAGACGGTTGACTGGGGTTTCTTTACTCGCTCGATGGCGGGCGACCAGCAGCCAAACTGGTCTTGGGGCAATATAGCGTTAGACCGCTACCATCTCAATAGGACACAAAATTTCCTGGCCGAGCACATGGGGCTGGACAGCCGATTTGACTTCCCCATTCTGCCCACGTATACGCATTTGCGCGGCACCGGCACTGCAGCAAACGGGTGGCGCGGCGTTCACATCGGCATGCCGTTGACGTTGGCGCGTGAGTTCGCGGGCGGCAACGGGTTTAACGGCCGTCCCGTATTGCAAATCAGCTATCAATTCACCACGACGAACAACGGTAGCTTGGACGTTGCGCGGTCGCCGATGTTTGACATTCTCAACGGCGATTATGACGACCAGTTCCGCTTTGAAGCGCAACAGCTTATCGCCTACGGCTATCCCGTCCTCTTCCGGCTCAACAACGAAATGAACACCGACTGGGTGAGTTATTGCGGTATGATTACGCTGATGGATCCTGACATTTTTGTCAAGACGTGGGAGCATATGTACAACATTTTCCGCGAAGAGGGTGCTGACAATCTGATATGGATTTTCAATCCCCATACGCCGACAATTCCGTTTGGCAGCTGGGGCGAATGGCAGGCGTATTTGCCCAGCATGGACACGGTGCATATGCTTGGCATTACCTATTACGAGATGGGAAACCATCCGGAGTTCCGGTCGTTTAGAAGCATGTATACGACGATTTATAACAAGTATATACCCTACTTCGATAACTTTCCGTGGTCGATTTCGGAATTTGCTGCCGGTTCGGGCGGTGAGCGGCAGTGGCGCGACGGCGGCTGGCAGCCTACCACGCGATTCCGCCATGTTGCGCAGCAGACGGCGTGGGTCAATGCCATGTTTAACGATTTTAGAAATCGTCAAAATCACCGCTATCTGCAAAACATCAGGATTGCCGTGTGGTTTTCGGTCAACGACGTGGTAGGCCTTGGTTGGGGTCAAAATCGTCATTACTACTCGGTCAATCAGCTGGACATTGCTACGCATGAAACCATGCCGACCATTCACGCGTTTAGGGATTGGTTCGCTGAGCAGAGCTAGGAGAAATTTACGGCACAAGGGCGGCATTATGCCGCCCTTGTATTATATATTATGCCTTGACAGTTGGGTACAAACGTTGTACAATAAATGCATTGAAGCCTTAAAAATAAAGGAGTGGTGATATGCGCACGCCTGAACAGATGAAAGAGTTGATTATAAAAGTTGCCGAGAAGGATAAACGCATTCGTGCCGTGATGCTTGGCGGGTCGCGGGCTAATGCTGATGCGCCGCGTGACGATTGGATGGATTACGATGTCGGATATGTTATCGATTGCGAAAAGTCGATTAAGGCAATGACCAAAGACTTAACGTGGATGGATGTACTCGGCGATGAAGTTTCCGTGCGTATTACGAGCGCAGAAAAGCCCGATTGGTCGGACGGGGAAAGCTATTTTATTTTGACCCAATATGCCGATGGCACGCGCATTGACTTGACATTTGCGACAGTTGATGCCTATCACAAAACGCTCGAATCCGGCGATCACGGTCCTGCTGAAATTTGGTTGGACAAAGATGGTGTATTTAACCTTGGGCATGACAACGGATTGAAATATTATGTTGAAGCACCCGACGAAAAAACATATCTCGTGTGTTGCAACGAGTTTTGGTGGATAATGCCGTATGTTGCCAAAGGCTTGTGTCGTCAGGAAATGAGCTTTGCGCAAACCTTTTTGACCCATATACGGGAAGAGTTAGTTAAAGCATTGGGTTGGTATGTTGGCATGAAGAACGAAACGCCGGTTACAATCGGGAAGTTTGGAAAGTATCTGCAAAAACTTCTGCCGCCGGAGATTTGGCGTGAATTTGCTGCGACGTATGCCGGGGGTGAGTATCCGCAGATGTGGAGTGCTTTGTTTATGGCAGGCGAGCTGTTTGGCAAGGTGGCGCAGCAAGTGGCCGACCACTATGGGTTTGCCTATCCGTATAAGGACGAGCAGCGCGTGACGGCGTTGCTGAAAAGCATGCAAAGCGACGCCACCAAGCGCATTCGCGCTACGACCTGCGCGTTTACGGGGCGGCGGCCGCAGGCTTTGCCGTGGGGCTACGACGACGGTCATCCCGACGCGCGGGCGTTTGCCAAACGCATCAGCGCCGAGATTGAGAGAAGCTATGACGCGGGGTATCGCAATTTTATTTGTGGCATGGCACAGGGCGTGGACTTGCTGGCGTGCGAACAGGCAATTTTGCTCAAAAAGACAACCTGCCCTGAGCTGGTGCTGGTGGCCGCCATTCCCGGCAAAGACCAAACGCGCAACTGGCCGTCGGAGCAAATCGAACGGTATAATGCCTGCTTAAAACATTGCGATGTGCGCCGTATTTTGTCGCAGTTTTGCAATGTGGAGACGTACCATTACCGCAATCGCTGGATGGTTGACAATGCCAGCCGTTTGATTGCCGTGTGGGAAGGCGACCCGTCGGGCGGAACGGGGCGGACGGTAGCGTATGCCGAGAGCAAGGGCGTTGATGTGGTTAAGATTTGGTGGGATGAGAAATAA
This window contains:
- a CDS encoding glycoside hydrolase family 26 protein — encoded protein: MKTKRALSLAVSLLMLLSMTNGVAFAADSPLSADSPNSWAVPYVLRAVELEIIDSQDLPEGVLFREGAPRWYIAELLANYMVVYSGAADLDEVVSNWLAVPGNEPGDIDFPDVPDTHPQYAQIMAMATMGVVTGGEFGGVFGFGPNHTLTRAEAAVGLTRMMEALGYTVVGFPAATDFADWLPPGQGGIQSWARGAVAFMYYHEVMLSTATTGTPPGDPLFIFNPNFAFQTQQLIAGMVRMLDEVEWRDPPQCQCMMSQVHFDIFDLVPGGWVSEPSAPGADNSVIVEVDDDAYRLINVGGSWPHTTYTMETPIPLLAADWDDMVLRYNIRVAGAANILFAHGDATQDNLYSLSYILSERTIGTADDDLPAGWYSGEIPLRELLAYMRQGQQITPFAGELFSLAAMRVFAVNGTVTFYSFSIETVFECIGEGCTAGTPDPNRPPEIEWLWRGQYAGSGFAGSGFFPNGVNIVDYAYYHNRERVDTIPGPVGNNDVKYVFYSQTEARVVNVNDGWAITLPTHDYTADFRLSGIRSQFHYGAYDGADSVLTVTREDQSPYSNTREGWNIFFGEWINRFIGSDTFLSNNDIGTVRAQSTRVHILPGFEVVTYNLRVEGRGNIERPYYDIAVIRRTGEYRVHYMLVRRSAREDVIGFDRLIAGFAVFSRNGRAQNDQTPFEPNIPDYWSAETRAYYEKLLNQETVDWGFFTRSMAGDQQPNWSWGNIALDRYHLNRTQNFLAEHMGLDSRFDFPILPTYTHLRGTGTAANGWRGVHIGMPLTLAREFAGGNGFNGRPVLQISYQFTTTNNGSLDVARSPMFDILNGDYDDQFRFEAQQLIAYGYPVLFRLNNEMNTDWVSYCGMITLMDPDIFVKTWEHMYNIFREEGADNLIWIFNPHTPTIPFGSWGEWQAYLPSMDTVHMLGITYYEMGNHPEFRSFRSMYTTIYNKYIPYFDNFPWSISEFAAGSGGERQWRDGGWQPTTRFRHVAQQTAWVNAMFNDFRNRQNHRYLQNIRIAVWFSVNDVVGLGWGQNRHYYSVNQLDIATHETMPTIHAFRDWFAEQS
- a CDS encoding SLOG family protein; translation: MRTPEQMKELIIKVAEKDKRIRAVMLGGSRANADAPRDDWMDYDVGYVIDCEKSIKAMTKDLTWMDVLGDEVSVRITSAEKPDWSDGESYFILTQYADGTRIDLTFATVDAYHKTLESGDHGPAEIWLDKDGVFNLGHDNGLKYYVEAPDEKTYLVCCNEFWWIMPYVAKGLCRQEMSFAQTFLTHIREELVKALGWYVGMKNETPVTIGKFGKYLQKLLPPEIWREFAATYAGGEYPQMWSALFMAGELFGKVAQQVADHYGFAYPYKDEQRVTALLKSMQSDATKRIRATTCAFTGRRPQALPWGYDDGHPDARAFAKRISAEIERSYDAGYRNFICGMAQGVDLLACEQAILLKKTTCPELVLVAAIPGKDQTRNWPSEQIERYNACLKHCDVRRILSQFCNVETYHYRNRWMVDNASRLIAVWEGDPSGGTGRTVAYAESKGVDVVKIWWDEK